The genome window CGGAGGTGGTAGACCTCCTCATTGAGAGGTTTGCCGAGGGTAGCAAGGGGATCGTGCTGCCAGTATATCAGGGCCGGAGGGGGCACCCGGTGATCTTGGACAGGGAGAGGTATGAGGGGGAGCTCTTTGGGCTGCGGGGGGATGTAGGCGGCAGGGAGATCGTGAAAAGTCACCCAGAGGATGTCCTGGAGGTGGAGGTATTCTCATCAGGGGTGGTGTTGGATATTGATGATTGGGAGGAGTATAAAGAGTTTACATAGAAAATAACCTTACTCGAATCTTTCCCCTCCCCTGGTGGGAGGGGGTAAATTGAATTTTCATGGTTCGTGGTTGATGAACCCGTCATGGGAAATTGCCGTGAAAATTATTTTCGGTAAATGTGAGCATGCAAACCATTTCAGCCTTTATGTTTTTTCAACCTTACTTTAGGGCCGATGCATCGGCCCTGGAACCCTCGATAAGGTTTTTCCTTAATATAGGAGGGTAGGGGAGGCAAAGGAGCTTTTTCTTGAGCTCATCAAAGCCCACCCCACTCATACTGGAGGATAGCGCAGGCGGCGATGGCCGCTGTTTCCGTCCGCAGGATCTTCCCCCCGAGGCCAACGGTTGCAAAGCCCACCGCCTTCGCCCGTTTTACCTCTTCATCATCCCATCCCCCTTCAGATCCGACCATCAGGGCTATGCTTTTTGGAAGAGGCAAAGACCGAAGAGAAGATGAAAACCTTTCCCTCTCTTTTTCCAATAAAAGGATCTTGAGCTCCAAGGGGCGGGCTATCTCCAGGGCTTCCTCGAAGGAGCAATAAGGGGCTACATAGGGTACAGAGGCCCTCCGGCACTGTTTTGTGGCCTTTATGGCGATGTGTTGCCAGCGGTGGGCCTTGGGCTGACTTGCTTCCCTCTCCTCCAGGGATATGGAGTGCCTTGATTTAAAGGGGACTATGACCTTAACCCCCAACTCGGTCCCCTTTTGGATGATGAGCTCTATCCGCTCCTTGTCCGGTAGGGCCTGAAACAAAAAGACACTGAAAGGGGGGTCTGTGGGCTCCCTCAACTTCTCAAATATATATACGCTTGCGCGACCCTGCTGAAGCTCCACTATCCTTCCCCTGAACTCCTTGCCTGAGGCATCCTTGAGGGTAATGATCTCCCCCTTGTAAGGCTCCCGAAACAGAAGAGCAGAGAAGGGGTCACCTTCCAGAGATATCTCCATCCCTTCTCTTAGCTTAGCTGGTAAGACGATCTGCTGGAGCTTCAAGGGGGCTTCTTTATCCTCGTGCAGGTAAATCCCTAAACCCTTGGTGTCCAGTAGCTGATTTGGAGATAATCCAGGTCATCTCCCTTCCCCATATACCTCCAGATAGTGCCTTATGTACGCTGCTACCCTATCCTTGGGCTGGTAGACCCCGAAGTGACCCTCACAGAGGATGTCCGCCTCCAGGGCCAGGAGCCTCTCCATCGACCTGCGCCAGGCCGCCAGGTCGGAGCCGAATTCTTGATAGAAGGGGCCATGGATGTCCTGCCCGAACAGCACCCTCTTTTCCCCCCGGTCTAGATAGATTGAGAGGGAACCTGGGGTGTGGCCAGGGGTGTGGAGGCAGACCATCTCCTGGTCGCCGAAGCGAAGGCGTTCCTCATCCTTTGTCAATTTGACATCCACTGGCATCGGCGGAAAATGGATGTTGTACCAAGAGGCCGCTGTCATCCTGTCGTCCCCTCGTTCCACCACCTCGGCATCGAGATGGTGCATGATGATTCGGGTGCCGAACCGCTCCCGAAACTGTGGAGCACCCCCGATATGGTCGATGTGACAGTGGGTGAGGATCACCGTTGCTATCCTTTCAGGGTCGAGACCGAGACCCTCGATGTTGTGGACGATTTCGTCAAAGCTCGTTCCTGCCCCGGCATCGATCAGGACCAACTCCCCCAGATCCAAGAGATAGACGCAGCAGTCCTTGGGATCGGTGATATCGGCACTCCCCACCAGGTAGATGTCTGTGATTACCTCTGCTGGTCCCATCTCTGCCCCTCCTTCTGTAGGGATGTTAACACTTTTGCCACCTCTTGGCAATTGGGGTGGGAGCTTTCAGGAAGATGGTTGCAATCGGGGGACGAAGGTGATATATGAGTTTCTAGCTATGCTCAGGAGGTAAAGAGATGTATTTTGAGCGGGCAGGGGCGCAGAATACTGAGGAGACCCTCCGGATCGCCCTGGAGGGAGCCAAGGAGAGGGGTATCCGGCATATAGTGGTGGCCTCCACCAGGGGGGATACTGGCCTGCAGGCGGCAAAGCTCCTGCAGGGGACGGGGATTACGCTTGTCGTGATCACCCACAACACCGGTTTCTCCCAAGAGGGAAAGCAGGAATTTGAGAAGGTCAAGAGGGCCCAGATCGAGGAATTGGGTGGAAAGGTTTATACAGGGACTATGGTCTTGAGGAATCTGGGAACAGCCATCCGCTCGCTGCAGTCCTACTCTCAGCAGGATCTGGTGGCCAACACCCTGAGGATACTCGGACAGGGGATGAAGGTCTGCGTGGAGATCGTCGCCATGGCCGCTGATGCCGGCCTGATTCCCTGCGAGGACGTGGTCGCCGTGGCTGGGACGGGCCAAGGGGCAGACACCGTCGCCGTCATCCGGGCCGACTCCTCCAACAACTTCTTCCAGATAAAGGTACGGGAGATCCTGGCCAAGCCGCGGGATTTTTGAGGGATGGAGAAATTTTGATAGAAAGATAGGCCGCGAAATGTAGGTTGGGGGGATACCCTCAAAGGCCTCCCCAATTTAGAAATTCCTATTTTAAGGGAGTTTGAGGGACTTTGTCCCTCAAAGTAAAGCGAAGCCCCGCCCTGTGGGCGGGGCTTCACTTATACGGTCCATCCATAGATCTGCACCCCAAGTTGCCCCTATTATTATAGGATTTTTCTATTTGGTTTAAAGAAATTCTTAATATAATATCTATTTTTGCTGGCATGTCTCGTTCCCAGCGTATCTATCTGCAAAGGGAGGAAGATGACCTCCAGGAAGGAGTTCAGGCTTACGACCACGGTTAGCGGGGCTGGTTGAGCCTCCAAGTTAGGTCCGGGGGACCTGGATCAAGCACTCTGCGGGTTGCCGCTTATAAGCCACCCCAACCTCTTGGTGGGGATCGAGCAGGTCGATGATGCCGGGGTCTATAAGTTGAGGGATGACCTAGCCCTGGTCCAGACCGTTGACTTCTTCACCCCCATCGTGGACGACCCCTATGGGTTCGGGCAGATAGCAGCGGCCAACGCCTTGAGCGATGTCTATGCCATGGGGGAGACCCCCATCACAGCTATGAACCTGGTGGCCTTCCCCATCAGGGAGATGGAAGTGGAGATCCTTAGGGATATCCTTAAGGGGGGGCTGGACAAGATGCGGGAGGCGGAGGTGGTCCTGGTGGGAGGGCATTCCATCGAGGATCAGGAATTGAAATATGGGCTGGCGGTGACCGGTTTGGTCCGCCCTGACGAGTTTCTAACCAATGTGGGTGCCGAGGTTGGCGATCGGATCATCCTCACCAAGCCTTTGGGGACGGGGATCATCAACACGGCCCAGAAGGGGGGGATGGCCTCTCCAGAGGTCGTGCAGAGGGCGATGGAGATCATGGCGGCACTCAACCGCAAGGCAGCGGAGGTGATGAGGGGCTTCCGGGTCCATGCCTGCACGGACGTCACCGGCTTTGGCATACTGGGCCATCTGTGTGAGATGCTGGGGGAGGGGGAGATCGGGATAAAGGTCTCCGTGGATGCCGTCCCGGTCATGCCCGGGGCAGAGGAGTACGCCCGCATGGGGCTTGTCCCCGGCGGGACCTACCGCAACAAGGAGTTTTATACCACAAGGGTTGAAGGGACAAAGGACATCCCCCCCCTCTACTCGATATCCTCTTTGATGCACAGACCTCCGGGGGTTTGCTTATCTCAGTACTGGGGGAAGATGCGGGGGTCCTCATGCGCTCCCTGCAGGGGGCAGGGGTGAAGGAGGCCAGTATCATCGCCGAGGTAGTGGCCGAGCCCAAAGGCCGCCTGCTTCTTGTCTGATCGCGCAGTTTCATTTCCTTCTCTTTTTCTCATTTCCACTAAAGTGAACAGAAGCGTCCATACTCATCTACTATCCCCAAGATTCTCTTCATTATTAGGGCGTTCTTCGCAGCAGAACCGGTCATTTTAGGCTAATTTTAGGCTATATGAAGCCCCCTCGAAGGTAGGGTTTGGGTTATTTCATTCCTGAAGAGAAACACACGAACATGCTGATAATGATTAACGAGTTTTTACTATTCCCAACTTTGCCCAGTATGCTATCAGCTAGGGAGGACTTGATAAGGTTATGTACAATAACTGACACGCGATATTAGTTTATAATCGGCCTACAGCAAGATCAAAATCTGTTTGTGTAAATCTAAGGTACTCAATATCATCTTCGGTCACTTCTTGTCTTTCATGAAGTGACTAATATTCAGCATAGTAGAGTCGAACCACATAACATGTTTTGTTACTCCCCTTTAGGGAAGATATTCTCGCTCTTTGTTGCGAGCATACTATACGCAAACAGCGTTAAAAACCATGGTTGCTAAGCGACGTAACTATATGCTAAGATTAACTGAATAGCCATCCGGAATGCTGGACTGGCATGATGAAATACGGCGAACTCCTCCATTTTCTGCAATATATCGGCAAAGATCCCTCACGACTGATTTTTGAGGACGAGCTTACCGGTATCTATAATCGCCGTTTCCTGCACAACTACTTTCAATACAAGGTTTCCTGGGAATCTCTAGAGGACAATCCCCTGTCATTAATCATGATGGATATGGATCATTTTAAGCAGATCAACGACACGTATGGCCATCAGGTTGGTGATCAAGCGCTGATTTGGGTTGCTGGTCTGCTTAAAGAGGTGGCCGGTGATGAGAATTTGCCGATTCGCTATGCTGGTGACGAATTTCTCATCCTCTTGCCACGCGGGGATAAGCGGGAGGCCCTGCAAGTGGGTGAGCGCCTCCTCCAGAGGCTCCGCGAGGACCCCCTGCGACTGGATGGGGTAGATGATGCCCTGCATATCACCCTCAGCATAGGGATTTCCTCAGCACCCGAGGATGCTCAAAATGGTATGACCTTAATCCACAAGGCTGATATCGCCCTCTATTACGCCAAAAAGACGGGTCGTAACCGACTTGCCAACGCAGGGGAAATTGCCCCCCAGGACGTGTTTAACAAAACAGCCCTCCACCAGCTGGAAAGGGAGAAGATCGCAGGTCGCAGGTCCCAACTAGAACAAGTGGCCGAATCCCTCAAAACGTTCAGCAAGGGACAGAGCCAGTTCATGATTGTTGAGGGCGCCGCCGGGATGGGCAAAAGCACATTTCTGGAAACAGTTCGCTGCAATCTGACCCAGAGCAAAAAAATTGGGCAAGTCAAGGTAACCGGCATTCCACAGGAGATGTTTCGTCCATATGCGTTGACAACAACCATTTTGGTTGCCCTTCTTAACCGAAGACGAGACAAGGGAGCCGCTATTTTTGAGAGCCTGAGCTTAAAGGAGATCGCCTACCTTACCCACATTTTGCCCCAACTGGGAGGGGCGGAAGAGGTACGTCAAGAAGAGGATGAGAGTGCGTTACGCAAGGGTATCTTTAATACCCTGTTGCATTTTATTCCCAAAATAGCCAACTTCCGCCCTCTTGTTTTACTCATCGATGATCTGCACTTCAGTGATGAGGCGACGTTGATTCTCCTTCGTCAGCTGATACTGCGCCGGGACATTCCATTGTTTATCTGCGGCACTTCCTCTAATAGCAAACAGTTTGGAGGGGAAGAGCAGGTGCCTCCCCTGGAGCGTTTCTACGCAGCCCACCATCAAGAACTGGATATCCGCAAGGTAACCCTTACGCCGCTATCCACCAACGACATTGCCAATCTCCTTCGAGGGATATTTCCTCAGGTGGACGTGCCTGAAAATTTCGAGAAGGATCTAGCACAGATCAGCCAGGGCAACCCTCTTTTCCTCGTTGAGATTCTGCGAAAGCTGGTCTTGGATCAGAAAATTGCTCTGGTGGGTCAGCAATGGATAATTGAATCTTTGGAGGAAGGCTATCTTCCGAGATCCTTAGAAGAGATCGTCAACCAGAGGATCGCTGCACTCAATGAAGAAAGCCGGCAAATGCTCCAACAGGCCTCCACATTCGGTGAGGACGTTTCCTTGAGCGT of Deltaproteobacteria bacterium contains these proteins:
- a CDS encoding MBL fold metallo-hydrolase, translated to MGPAEVITDIYLVGSADITDPKDCCVYLLDLGELVLIDAGAGTSFDEIVHNIEGLGLDPERIATVILTHCHIDHIGGAPQFRERFGTRIIMHHLDAEVVERGDDRMTAASWYNIHFPPMPVDVKLTKDEERLRFGDQEMVCLHTPGHTPGSLSIYLDRGEKRVLFGQDIHGPFYQEFGSDLAAWRRSMERLLALEADILCEGHFGVYQPKDRVAAYIRHYLEVYGEGR
- a CDS encoding 16S rRNA (uracil(1498)-N(3))-methyltransferase, whose amino-acid sequence is MEISLEGDPFSALLFREPYKGEIITLKDASGKEFRGRIVELQQGRASVYIFEKLREPTDPPFSVFLFQALPDKERIELIIQKGTELGVKVIVPFKSRHSISLEEREASQPKAHRWQHIAIKATKQCRRASVPYVAPYCSFEEALEIARPLELKILLLEKERERFSSSLRSLPLPKSIALMVGSEGGWDDEEVKRAKAVGFATVGLGGKILRTETAAIAACAILQYEWGGL